The genomic window TGAAAGAGCTTCAGTATTGACAGTACCTGAATATGTTCTTTTTATCATATTAAATTTAGGTTCAACAATTTCAAATACTACAGGTTTGACTTCTTCTTGTTTATCATTTTTAGATTTACCACAAGCAAATAAAAGAATTACGCTGGTAAAAATTATAAATTTATTTTTCATATGTCCCCTCCTAATTTTCTATTTCACGCTGAAGTGTATTTAAAATATTTTTTCTTTCAGATTCGTCCATTGTTAAAGATGATTTTCCGTAAAGATTCTCTAATTGAAGAGTAGAGTTTATAAGGTTAAAATTATCAATAACATACTTAAGCTCTTGTGTTAAAGTACTAGTTTGGGCAGATAAAAAGTCCGTGATAGTAATATTACCCTCAACATAAAGATTTTTTACAATAGTTAAGTTTTTCTTTGCTACATCAGCTGAAATTCTTGTTGTATAACTCTGGACAAAATTTGTAAGTAGTTTTGTATATGTTTGTAAAACTTGTTGTGCTAATTCATTTTTTACAGATAGCTTATTGTATTCTAAAGATTTTAACTCACTTTCAAGTTTTTTATTGTTATAGTAAATCTCTCCGCCACTAATTAAAGGTAAACTAACAGAGATTCCAGCTTCCCAATACTCATCTTGGAATTTTTGATTGGAATTTTGTCCCCAAGGAGTAATTAAATTATCTTTATTATAATTTCCAAATGCTTGAACAGTTGGGAGATAACGTTCTCTTTTAGATGCTAGATATTGTCTTTCAGTACCTTTAATATTATTATCTATTTGTTGTAATGTATTAGAGTTAGAAAGAGCTCCTTCAATTAAAAATTTTTCAATTTTCTTTGTTTTTTCAGATTCAAAAGAAAAGTTTTTACCTAAATTATCACTTAGTAAGAAAAGTGGTGCGATATCTTCTAAAGTTTGGTAAGTGTATGTATTTGCTTCAGGATAATTTAACAAATTATTAAGATATAACTCTTGAGAACGCAAACCTCCTTTAACATTAGCAATATCAGCAAGAGAACTAGCAACATCGGATTCTAATCTATACACATCTTGTAATCCACCAGAACCAACACGGTAGTTAATTTTTGCAACATCTAAAGTTTCTTTTAAAAGTTTATAGTTACTTAATTGAATCTCTAGCTGTGCTTTTAACTGAAGTATATTAACATATGTTGAGGCAACATAATAAATGACATTTAACTTCTCTTGTTCATATTGTTTTCTACTAGAATCAAGTGCTAATTTTTCAATATATACGCTAGCATTAATTTGATCACTAAATATGACTTGAGATAGCTTTAAAAACGAGTTAACACTATTTGTTGCAGCACCTTGATCGAAAGAAGGAGATCTGTCATCAAGTGCATTGTAATCCATATTGGCAGACAATTGTGGTAACCTTTGTGAGTTAGTAACTTTAACATTATAAAAACTTGTAAAAACATCTTGTTTAATTTGTAATAGATCTACATTTGAACTAAGTGCCCTTTGAACAGCACCTTTTAACGTAAGTTTTGGATTTTCAGTCTTTTTTAAATTAACTTGAGACATTTCTTGTAAAAAAATTAAGTTAGGATAAACTCCAATTGTAGCTGCTATCTCTGAATTAAGATAAATATCTTTTCTTGGTTCGTCGACTTCAATGATTTTCCCCATACCCTTTCCAGTTTTAAAAAACATGTAATTAAGTGATGCAGCACGGAGTCTTTTTGTCATCTCTTTTTCTAGATTCAATCCAGAATAAGAAAGAGGTTTAATATTTTCATTAAAATCAATTAAGAAACTAGGAATCTTTTTATTATTACTATCTATCAAATTTTGTTCACTTGAATTTAGAACATTAACCTTTAAATTATCAATTTTGGTAGTCTGTTCTAAATATCTTAGCTTATCGGAGTTCATATTAGATATTAAAACATTGATTTCATTAACACCATCGATTTCTTTAAAGATTTCAATGTAGTTTTTCAAGTTAAGTTTACTGTAAATATAATTGACATTTGGTTGATCAATGTGTTGTTTTTCTCCAAATCCAAAAGGAATAGAATAGAATTTACTTTCATTAATATTTTTAATATTTTCTAATGGAGCACATGTTAAAACGAAAATAGCGTCTATTTTTTTATTCGAATTTAATTTATTTATACCCTCCTGTATATTATGATTGGTTAAATAAAATTTTTCTGTTATCTTTGGTGAATATTCTGTTCCAATAAAGTTTTTGTCAAGTTCTGCTTGTAAAACTTCTAAAGCATTATTTGAACAATTAGAGTTATTTTCTAGAATAACTCCAACATCAAGTACTTTAGAAAAAACAGAAATATTAATTAGAAATAACAATATTAAAATTTCTTTCATGAAAACCCTCCCTTTAAAAATATTTGTATAAGGAAATATTCAATTTTTTTTCAAAAAATCCTTTAAATATAAAAAAAGATATCGATTTAAACATCGATATCTTTTTTTCTTAATTTATAACTAATTAAAGCTTGTTTTATCCATAATGGTTTCCCAATCATAGCTCTCCCAACAGCAACAAAATCGAGTAAATTATTTTCAACTAAATAACTTGCTTGATTTTCATTTGTTATTTTTCGGACTCCTATGACTGGAATTTTTAAATGTTTTTTTATTTCACATCCCATGTAAATAACCCAATCAAATTTGAAATCTTTAGGGATTGGTATTTTTGCTTGACTTTTAAAGTTAGGATCAGGAATACCATGAGAAACGTGAATGATATCAACACCTAAACTCTCTAAATATTTAGCATTAATAATACCATTTAGTAGAGTGGGTTCATTTCCACCTATTCTACAACTTAGAATGAAATTGTCATCAAAAATATCTTTTGTTTCTATCAGAAGTTTCTCTATAAAAAACATTCTTTTTTCTAGAGAGCCTCCATACTTGTCAGTTCGCTGATTTTTAAGTTCAGACATTAATTGTGATAAAAGATAACCATGAGCAGCATGTAACTCAATACCATCGAAACCACAAAGTTTAGCGCGATGAAATGCTCTTATAAAATCTTCCAAGATAAAATCAATTTCTTTTTCAGAAACATCATTTAAGTTATTTAAAAATCCGGCATGATGAATTTGAACTAATGTTGCACAACCGTATTTTTTGCATCTTGTAGAAATTTCTTTAAGCCCAGGCATAAATGAATCGTTCCAAATTCCTAGCTGATTATCTCTGAGTTTACCATTAGAAGAAACACAACAAGCTTCAACAATAATCATTCCAACACCATTTAAAGCGACAGATTCATACCAATCTAAAAGTGTATTTGTGACAAAGCCATCTTTTTCAATCATAGAAAAACGAACCATAGGAGGCAATACAATTCTGTTCTTAATATTTATATTTTTTATTTGTAATTTGGTAAAGATATTCAAAAGCAATCTCCTCATGTAGATAAAGTCCTATAATATTTTAATTACTAAAAATTATAATGAGCTATCATCTACACTTTCTAAATATTTTTTTACTGGATCTAATATGTTTTTAATACAATTATTCTCAAAAGGAGAAGCCAAATTTGCATATTTTAATAGATTTAAAAATGATTTAGTTCCACCAATATTGCAAAGGTTAATATAATCTACCCAAGCTTCATTTCTATCTAATCTCATTTTTTTCCAAAATTGAAGAGCACAAACTTGAGCTAAAGTATAATCTATATAATAAAAAGGTACTTCAAAAATATGAGCCTGCTGAATCCACCAGCCTCCATTTTCAAGAAATGGATTTTCAGAATAATCAGAGTGTGGCTTATATTTCTTTTCTAATCTTCTCCAAACTTCTTTTCTTTCTTTAGGAGTTAAATTCGGATTTTGATAAATCTCATGCTGAAATTCATCAACTAAAACACCATAAGGAATAAATTTGATGGCACCACCAAGATGAGTATAGAAATATTTCTGTGTATCTTCTTTAAAAAAGTTTTCCATCCAATCCCAAGTAAAAAATTCCATACTCATAGAATGAATTTCTGAACTTTCATAGGTAGCCCACAATAATTCTGGAATTTCAATCCATTTTGATCTATATACTTGAAATGCATGGCCAGCTTCATGAGTAAGTACATCAATATCCCCACTTGTTCCGTTAAAATTCGAAAATATAAAAGGAGATTTATAATCTGCAATAAAAGTACAATATCCCCCTCCTGCTTTTCCTTTTTTAGTAGTTAAGTCCATTAAATCGTTATTGATCATAAAGTCAATAAATTCAGATGTCTCCAAAGACATTTCATGGTACATTTTTTTACCTTGATCTATAATCCAGTTGGTGTCACCTTTTGGTGTAGCATTTCCACTATTAAATTCAAATTTTTCATCATAATAGCTTAGATTATCAAGCTTAAGCCTCTTAGCCTGTTTTTTATAAAGAGAAGTAGCTACAGGAACAATTTCTTCTTGAACCTGTTTTCTAAAGTTAGCAACCATTTCACTAGAATAATCAATTCGGTTCATTCTAATATATCCAAGTTCTATAAAATTGTTATATCCTAATTTTTTTGCGATACGATCTCTAATAAGAACTAAATTATTAAAAATTTCATCAAATTCAATTTCATTTTGAAGGAAGAATGAATATTTTGCTTCTTGAGCTCTCTTACGAGTATTTCTGTCTTTTGATAAAAGAAAAGGAGTCATACCAGAAAGATTTCTTTCTTTTCCTTCAAAAATAATTTTAGCTGAAGCTAAAAGTTTAACATATTTTGATATCTCTTTATTCTCCTCTTGTAAATCTGGAATAATCTCTGCAGAAAATGATTTTAAACTATTTTCCATAATTTTAAATAATTGTTCTCCAAGATGGTTTTTTACATTATCCTTATTTGGATGTGAGATTAGAGATTTATAAAATAGTGTATCTAATTCATGATACATAGGTCCCATTTCATCCCAGTAATCTTTTTCCTCATTATAAAAAGAGTCTTCAGTATTAATAGTATGTCTAATATGAGATAAATTTGACATTGTATCAATTGAATTTCTAATTTTATTAATTTTTTGTATAAGTTCCAGTTGTTCGACTAAGTCTTTTGATATTTCAATTTTTTCAATAAGATTAATAAAATCAGCTTTAGTTTTGTTATAATCAGGTCTTTCGTATTTATAATCTGAAAATTTCATAATTCCTCCTCGTATAATAAAGTTTTATATATTATTATAGTTTAAAAAATAAATATCATCAACCTATATTTATATAAAAATAATATGGTACTTTATTTAGAAATAGTGTAAAATATAGTGCGAATACTTATATTAAAGGAGAATAACATGAAAAAAGGAATTTTAGCATTATTTTTATTAGGAGCAAGTTCTGCATTTGCTTTGGATGCACATGTGAGATTTGGAGCGATAACAAATGCTAACTCATATAATAAAGAGGAGAAAACATTTGAAAATTATGCTCCTACAGCAAGTTTAGAATTAACTCAAACTTTATTATTAGCAGACGTTGGTGTTGGAATAGCTTATAACGGAAAAACTTCAGGAACAGATATTGAAACAATACCAGCTTATGGATTAGTAAAAATGAATTTATTCCCAATTGCTATAAAACCATATCTAGTAGGAAAAGCTGGAAAAGTATTATATACTCGTGATAGTGTTTCTAGATCAAATCCTGATGGAGATTACTTCTATGGAGCTGGAATTGGTATGGATATATTCTCTTTACAAGGTGAAGTACTATACTCAGTAACTAAAATTGATGGAGATAGAAGAGGAAATGATGATTTAAAGCAAGTAAGCTTTACTTTAGGTTATAACTTCTTTTAATTAAAAAATAAAACCACACTTGAATTTTTTTATTTCAAATGTGGTTTTTCAATTTAAAGATTAAATATCGTAGATAAGTAACTAGCAACACCATTATCATCATTTGTTAGTTCTAATGTTTCAAATTCATTTTTCAACTCATCAAATCCGTTGGCCATAACAATTCCTTTACCGGCTAATTTAAGCATTTCATAATCATTGAATGCATCTCCAAATGCAAGAGTATATTTCAAATCAATATTTTTTAAATCGGCTAAAAATTTAAGAGCTGCTCCCTTTGAAGTTTCGTGGTGCACAATATCTAAATAATAATCCTGTGAAATGAATGCATTTACATCCTCTATTTTATTAAAATTTTCAGATAGTTCTTTAAGAGTATTATTGTCTCGATTAATTATAACAATTTTTTCAAAGATAAAAGAATCCACATTATTAATAGTGATTTCAATAGGGTTTTCGGGTGGTGATAGAAGAAATTTAGATGCCTTTTCAAATTTTCCCTTTTGAATATAAGTATTGTTTCCATAACTTGCAAAAAAAATACTTTTTGTATTCTGTATTTCTAAAAATATTTTTTTGGCTACAACACTAGAAATTGTTCTTTGGAATATTAAATGTCCTTTATGATCATATATTGTAGAACCATTATTACAGATTATCTCATTATTTAAATTTAAAGAATCCGCTACTTTTTTAGCGCCTTTATAATTTCTACCAGTAGCGATAATAAAATAAATTCCTTTTTCTTTAAGTTTGCCTATAACTTCCTTAGTATATTCAGAAAGATTCTTATTACTATCCACAAGAGTACCATCTAAATCTGAAATGATCAGTTTATACATATATTCCTCCTATTATAAAATTGTTAGTAATATTATAATATTAACTTAACCTAAATTCAACGTCATATTTTAGATTATAAAATTCATAAATCTTTCAAATGAATGAAAAGTATGATAAAATATAAAGGAAATAAATAAAAAATAGAAAAAGGAAACATAAATGAAAAAATTAAAAATTTTGATTTTACAAGAAAACGAGACAACAGAGCAAAAAA from Cetobacterium sp. 8H includes these protein-coding regions:
- a CDS encoding TolC family protein, whose protein sequence is MKEILILLFLINISVFSKVLDVGVILENNSNCSNNALEVLQAELDKNFIGTEYSPKITEKFYLTNHNIQEGINKLNSNKKIDAIFVLTCAPLENIKNINESKFYSIPFGFGEKQHIDQPNVNYIYSKLNLKNYIEIFKEIDGVNEINVLISNMNSDKLRYLEQTTKIDNLKVNVLNSSEQNLIDSNNKKIPSFLIDFNENIKPLSYSGLNLEKEMTKRLRAASLNYMFFKTGKGMGKIIEVDEPRKDIYLNSEIAATIGVYPNLIFLQEMSQVNLKKTENPKLTLKGAVQRALSSNVDLLQIKQDVFTSFYNVKVTNSQRLPQLSANMDYNALDDRSPSFDQGAATNSVNSFLKLSQVIFSDQINASVYIEKLALDSSRKQYEQEKLNVIYYVASTYVNILQLKAQLEIQLSNYKLLKETLDVAKINYRVGSGGLQDVYRLESDVASSLADIANVKGGLRSQELYLNNLLNYPEANTYTYQTLEDIAPLFLLSDNLGKNFSFESEKTKKIEKFLIEGALSNSNTLQQIDNNIKGTERQYLASKRERYLPTVQAFGNYNKDNLITPWGQNSNQKFQDEYWEAGISVSLPLISGGEIYYNNKKLESELKSLEYNKLSVKNELAQQVLQTYTKLLTNFVQSYTTRISADVAKKNLTIVKNLYVEGNITITDFLSAQTSTLTQELKYVIDNFNLINSTLQLENLYGKSSLTMDESERKNILNTLQREIEN
- a CDS encoding NADH:flavin oxidoreductase, producing the protein MRRLLLNIFTKLQIKNINIKNRIVLPPMVRFSMIEKDGFVTNTLLDWYESVALNGVGMIIVEACCVSSNGKLRDNQLGIWNDSFMPGLKEISTRCKKYGCATLVQIHHAGFLNNLNDVSEKEIDFILEDFIRAFHRAKLCGFDGIELHAAHGYLLSQLMSELKNQRTDKYGGSLEKRMFFIEKLLIETKDIFDDNFILSCRIGGNEPTLLNGIINAKYLESLGVDIIHVSHGIPDPNFKSQAKIPIPKDFKFDWVIYMGCEIKKHLKIPVIGVRKITNENQASYLVENNLLDFVAVGRAMIGKPLWIKQALISYKLRKKDIDV
- a CDS encoding M3 family oligoendopeptidase, which encodes MKFSDYKYERPDYNKTKADFINLIEKIEISKDLVEQLELIQKINKIRNSIDTMSNLSHIRHTINTEDSFYNEEKDYWDEMGPMYHELDTLFYKSLISHPNKDNVKNHLGEQLFKIMENSLKSFSAEIIPDLQEENKEISKYVKLLASAKIIFEGKERNLSGMTPFLLSKDRNTRKRAQEAKYSFFLQNEIEFDEIFNNLVLIRDRIAKKLGYNNFIELGYIRMNRIDYSSEMVANFRKQVQEEIVPVATSLYKKQAKRLKLDNLSYYDEKFEFNSGNATPKGDTNWIIDQGKKMYHEMSLETSEFIDFMINNDLMDLTTKKGKAGGGYCTFIADYKSPFIFSNFNGTSGDIDVLTHEAGHAFQVYRSKWIEIPELLWATYESSEIHSMSMEFFTWDWMENFFKEDTQKYFYTHLGGAIKFIPYGVLVDEFQHEIYQNPNLTPKERKEVWRRLEKKYKPHSDYSENPFLENGGWWIQQAHIFEVPFYYIDYTLAQVCALQFWKKMRLDRNEAWVDYINLCNIGGTKSFLNLLKYANLASPFENNCIKNILDPVKKYLESVDDSSL
- a CDS encoding Cof-type HAD-IIB family hydrolase, whose product is MYKLIISDLDGTLVDSNKNLSEYTKEVIGKLKEKGIYFIIATGRNYKGAKKVADSLNLNNEIICNNGSTIYDHKGHLIFQRTISSVVAKKIFLEIQNTKSIFFASYGNNTYIQKGKFEKASKFLLSPPENPIEITINNVDSFIFEKIVIINRDNNTLKELSENFNKIEDVNAFISQDYYLDIVHHETSKGAALKFLADLKNIDLKYTLAFGDAFNDYEMLKLAGKGIVMANGFDELKNEFETLELTNDDNGVASYLSTIFNL